The DNA sequence CCTTGGCTTATCAATTCTAATTTCTATCCGTTCTAATTTTCTACAAAGAGTACCATACAaattacaataattaaaaatgtCACTATGGAAATTCCCAACTTTCTTTCTTGTTATGTTTACGttcttctcttgttctttctctAGCATTTTCACAATAACCAACAACTGTCCCTATACTATATGGCCCGGTACCCTCTCCGGCGCAGGCTCGCCGTCACTTGCAACAACCGGATTCCGTCTAGACCCCGGCCTAAGTGTGAAACTCACAAGTGTTCCTGGGTGGTCCGGCCGGATATGGGCAAGGACTGGTTGCACTTTTGATGCAACCGGAACTGGCAAATGCCAAACCGGCGATTGCGGAGGAAGGCTTGAGTGTGATGGAAATGGTGCTGCTCCTCCTACCTCCTTGTTTGAGATAACGCTTGGTAAAGGCACTGATCAAGACTATTATGATGTGAGTATGGTAGATGGTTACAATTTACCATTGCTTGCTCAACCACGAGGTGTATATGGGGGTGCTGCTTGTAATGCCACAGGTTGTGTTACTGATATTAATAGAGGTAAGAATGTTAATTTAGAGTTCAAGAAATAATTTTACACCATGGTTCATTcgcataaaaatttaaatttaagataattagttaattacaaaaaataattagcaAAGCTAAACcgattagaaaagaaaaacatgtatATATTTATCTAAAAGGAGTCaagagaaataagaaaaataatcaTTTCTGAATTTTATCTTTCAACGATCAATGAAACAAATCTATCTTTGACCAACTATCCCTCCTCCcacaaaataaaaagagaatttggtataaattaattaatattttattaccattgttaaattatagttaatttaaaataaaactaaaacctAAAATGACAGTTAATATGGAACAGAAGGATGATATAAATTATCAAAAATACTATGtacatactaaaatttatttaccatatatttatgtataaatattaactaatttttaatgtgtattttatacttcaatatgtattttatatg is a window from the Arachis hypogaea cultivar Tifrunner chromosome 17, arahy.Tifrunner.gnm2.J5K5, whole genome shotgun sequence genome containing:
- the LOC112767402 gene encoding pathogenesis-related thaumatin-like protein 3.5, with the protein product MSLWKFPTFFLVMFTFFSCSFSSIFTITNNCPYTIWPGTLSGAGSPSLATTGFRLDPGLSVKLTSVPGWSGRIWARTGCTFDATGTGKCQTGDCGGRLECDGNGAAPPTSLFEITLGKGTDQDYYDVSMVDGYNLPLLAQPRGVYGGAACNATGCVTDINRGCPKELQVVGGDGYQGEGGVVGCRSACEAFGSDQYCCSGAFANPTTCQPSYYSTIFKRACPRAYSYAFDDGTSTFTCKAYEYDIVFCPSSYRNKKPKGTVLPPPISITVPPPPQSITEPYEKFQQDNSSSNAPLSFGVPTFLLVTMLLAILAMTQPLM